One Micavibrio aeruginosavorus ARL-13 genomic window carries:
- the ftsZ gene encoding cell division protein FtsZ: MQHKEVKKLSPKITVVGVGGAGGNAVNNMITSGLEGVEFVVCNTDAQALDGSLCENKVQLGMAVTGGLGAGARPEVGGAAAEESLDDVLRFLDGANMAFITAGMGGGTGTGAAPVIAKACRDKGILTIGVVTKPFHFEGALRMKMAEAGIAEMQDYVDTLIVIPNQNLFRVANEKTTFADAFKMADGVLQSGVRGVTDLMVMPGMINLDFADIRTAMMEMGKAMMGTGEATGERRAVEAAEAAINNPLLDDVSMKGAHGVIINVTGGYDMTLFEVDEACNRIRDEVDPNANIIFGSTFDGTLDGVMRVSVFATGIDVEAVAKSRGPKNVTNTVLNALTSAQQAERRVDRTARPADAVVAPAAKVTAPAQTSAPVRPTTTHSAVSAPVRTAATSAVSGSMVGSAARKMDQSVEMDMFEQQAVEVAPVRAYVQEQAQVQVQVQETVQAQQSYYHQYEQQAAPQPVTRPTQDSMRGSRYGESFIPPRAVEPERQPDVVSYGAPAPMHRTVEAPVQPSGLTLRPPSVATQQAAQPKKRTPSIFERFTRRHEEEDVLDVREQAAPHAGENHTNAGGLRAGHHAPVQQALAIDAPVATKPGLQNDEDLDIPAFLRRQAN, encoded by the coding sequence ATGCAGCACAAAGAGGTTAAGAAATTGTCTCCGAAAATTACGGTCGTCGGTGTCGGCGGCGCGGGCGGCAATGCCGTCAATAATATGATCACCTCCGGCCTGGAGGGTGTGGAGTTCGTGGTCTGCAATACCGATGCGCAAGCGCTCGATGGTTCCCTGTGTGAAAACAAGGTTCAGTTGGGTATGGCCGTAACCGGCGGTCTGGGCGCGGGTGCGCGACCGGAAGTCGGTGGCGCTGCGGCTGAAGAATCTCTGGATGATGTTCTGCGCTTCCTGGATGGCGCGAACATGGCCTTCATCACGGCCGGTATGGGCGGTGGTACGGGAACGGGCGCTGCACCCGTTATCGCGAAGGCGTGCCGCGACAAGGGCATTCTGACCATCGGTGTTGTGACCAAGCCGTTCCATTTCGAAGGCGCCCTGCGCATGAAGATGGCCGAGGCTGGTATTGCTGAGATGCAAGACTATGTCGACACGCTGATCGTCATTCCGAACCAGAATCTGTTCCGCGTTGCGAACGAAAAAACCACCTTTGCCGATGCCTTCAAAATGGCGGACGGCGTTTTGCAATCCGGCGTACGCGGTGTGACCGATCTGATGGTTATGCCGGGTATGATCAACCTGGACTTTGCCGACATCCGCACCGCGATGATGGAAATGGGCAAGGCGATGATGGGGACGGGCGAAGCCACTGGCGAACGCCGTGCCGTTGAGGCCGCCGAAGCCGCCATCAACAACCCGTTGCTGGACGACGTATCGATGAAGGGCGCCCATGGCGTGATCATCAACGTGACCGGCGGTTACGACATGACCCTGTTCGAAGTGGACGAGGCCTGTAACCGCATCCGTGACGAAGTTGACCCGAATGCCAATATCATCTTCGGTTCGACGTTCGATGGCACATTGGATGGCGTGATGCGCGTATCCGTTTTCGCAACGGGTATCGATGTTGAGGCTGTTGCCAAATCACGTGGCCCAAAAAACGTAACCAACACGGTTCTGAACGCGCTGACCAGCGCACAACAGGCGGAACGCCGCGTTGATCGCACCGCGCGTCCGGCTGATGCTGTTGTGGCTCCGGCTGCAAAGGTAACGGCTCCGGCACAAACGTCCGCGCCGGTTCGCCCAACGACGACGCATTCCGCTGTATCGGCTCCGGTTCGCACGGCGGCAACGTCGGCTGTTTCCGGTTCAATGGTTGGTTCCGCTGCGCGCAAGATGGACCAATCCGTTGAAATGGACATGTTTGAACAGCAGGCCGTTGAAGTGGCTCCGGTTCGGGCCTATGTGCAGGAACAAGCCCAAGTGCAGGTTCAGGTCCAGGAAACCGTTCAGGCTCAGCAATCGTACTATCATCAGTATGAGCAGCAAGCCGCACCGCAACCGGTAACCCGCCCAACGCAAGACTCGATGCGCGGCAGCCGTTACGGTGAATCCTTTATCCCGCCGCGTGCCGTTGAACCGGAACGCCAGCCGGATGTTGTGTCCTATGGCGCTCCCGCACCGATGCACCGCACGGTCGAAGCTCCGGTACAACCCTCTGGTCTGACCCTGCGTCCGCCATCCGTGGCAACGCAACAGGCGGCCCAGCCGAAAAAACGCACCCCGTCCATTTTCGAGCGGTTTACACGCCGCCACGAAGAAGAGGACGTGCTGGATGTTCGTGAACAAGCCGCTCCGCATGCTGGCGAAAACCACACCAATGCGGGTGGTCTGCGCGCCGGGCACCATGCTCCGGTTCAGCAGGCACTGGCCATCGATGCGCCAGTAGCCACCAAGCCGGGTCTGCAAAATGATGAAGACCTGGATATTCCGGCTTTCTTACGTCGCCAGGCCAATTAA
- the ftsA gene encoding cell division protein FtsA: MKHKPKPKGSVLAALDIGSSKIACFIARIIDDEGGFEVLGIGHQASNGIKGGTVIDLEAAEASIRQAVNAAEHMAAQTIKGYPLREVVINVPGIHAQSHSFGVDIDVLGHEVTDHDIRRALARAQTQALSTDHELVHTIATGFTVDGHGGVRDPRGLFTQKMQAHIHLVTGDTGALRNIATCIERSHLDITAMCLSSYAAGLASLVEDEMDLGCTVIDMGGGVTSLAVFQGGSMIYADSIPVGGQHVTSDVARGLTTTMAAAERLKTLYGSAMASSTDESELIDVPQIGEDPDVAPNHVPRSLLVGIIQPRLEEIFELVRARLDDSGLGSAIGRRVVLTGGASQLPGLRDLGQHVLDKQVRLGRPLRVGALPEAVSGPAFATTAGLLTFISEHADEMPAAIMAQAEPGNLFDRVRLWLRENW; encoded by the coding sequence ATGAAACACAAACCAAAACCAAAGGGCTCCGTCCTCGCTGCGCTGGATATTGGCAGCAGCAAGATCGCATGCTTTATCGCGCGCATTATTGATGATGAAGGCGGGTTCGAAGTTTTGGGCATCGGCCATCAGGCGTCGAACGGGATCAAGGGCGGTACCGTTATTGATCTGGAGGCCGCCGAGGCCTCCATCCGTCAGGCGGTGAACGCGGCCGAACACATGGCGGCGCAGACGATCAAGGGTTATCCCTTGCGCGAAGTTGTTATCAACGTGCCCGGCATTCACGCGCAATCGCATTCCTTTGGTGTTGATATCGACGTTCTGGGGCATGAGGTCACGGACCATGATATCCGCCGCGCGCTGGCCCGCGCACAAACGCAGGCGCTCAGCACCGATCACGAACTGGTCCACACGATTGCGACGGGATTTACCGTTGATGGGCATGGCGGCGTGCGCGATCCGCGCGGGTTGTTTACGCAAAAAATGCAGGCCCATATCCATCTGGTCACGGGGGATACCGGGGCGCTGCGCAATATTGCAACCTGCATTGAACGCTCGCATCTGGACATAACGGCGATGTGCCTGTCGTCCTACGCCGCTGGTCTGGCCAGTCTGGTCGAAGATGAAATGGATCTGGGCTGCACTGTGATCGATATGGGCGGGGGCGTGACGTCGTTGGCCGTATTCCAAGGCGGATCAATGATTTATGCCGACTCTATTCCCGTCGGTGGCCAGCATGTCACCAGTGATGTGGCCCGCGGTCTGACCACCACCATGGCGGCGGCGGAGCGGTTGAAAACCCTCTATGGCTCGGCCATGGCGTCGTCCACGGATGAAAGCGAACTGATCGACGTGCCGCAAATCGGCGAAGACCCGGATGTTGCGCCCAACCATGTCCCGCGTTCTTTGCTGGTCGGGATTATCCAGCCGCGTCTGGAAGAAATTTTTGAATTGGTGCGGGCGCGTCTGGATGATTCCGGGCTGGGTTCGGCCATCGGCCGCCGTGTGGTGTTGACCGGCGGGGCCAGCCAGTTGCCGGGGCTGCGCGATCTCGGTCAGCATGTGCTGGATAAACAAGTGCGCTTGGGGCGCCCCTTGCGCGTTGGGGCCTTGCCCGAAGCGGTCAGCGGCCCGGCCTTTGCCACGACGGCGGGGCTTTTGACCTTTATTTCCGAACATGCCGATGAAATGCCTGCCGCCATCATGGCACAGGCGGAACCGGGCAATCTGTTCGACCGCGTGCGCCTCTGGCTGCGGGAAAACTGGTAA
- a CDS encoding cell division protein FtsQ/DivIB: protein MPRSRSGKSNGARRSSVLGRRSRNAKKTRIINALRRFGFITALVVTSAWGGAWLWMSGTVTRTIDNAEQAFQSSAAEAGYAVQNVLVEGRVNADPDVLLGLINVRRGDPIMAFDPAAVKTQLERVSWVESAHVERRLPDTIYVRLTERAPLALWQHQGKIRLVDGKGAVLAETNLAKFRDLPLIVGEDAPFHAAPLISLLGGEPDIRDQVEAITWVGERRWDLKMKNGVVVRLPEGDVALALSRLAKADAEDGLLKKDITIVDLREGNRITVRTAPGRVQEYKASFSLSGENDI from the coding sequence ATGCCACGCTCTCGATCAGGCAAATCAAACGGCGCACGCCGCAGCTCCGTCCTCGGACGGCGCAGCCGCAACGCAAAAAAAACGCGCATAATTAACGCGTTACGCCGTTTTGGTTTTATCACCGCGTTGGTCGTGACCAGCGCGTGGGGTGGTGCTTGGCTGTGGATGTCCGGCACGGTGACGCGCACGATCGATAATGCCGAACAGGCCTTTCAATCCTCTGCCGCCGAAGCGGGTTATGCTGTACAGAATGTTTTGGTCGAAGGCCGCGTGAATGCGGACCCGGATGTTTTGCTGGGGCTGATTAATGTGCGCCGGGGCGACCCGATTATGGCGTTTGACCCGGCCGCTGTGAAAACCCAACTGGAACGCGTGTCCTGGGTGGAAAGCGCCCACGTGGAACGCCGTTTGCCCGATACGATTTATGTGCGTTTGACCGAACGTGCGCCGCTGGCGTTGTGGCAACATCAGGGGAAAATTCGTCTGGTTGATGGTAAGGGCGCCGTTCTGGCCGAAACAAATCTGGCGAAATTCCGCGATCTGCCCTTGATTGTGGGCGAAGACGCGCCGTTCCATGCGGCTCCGCTGATTTCTTTGCTGGGCGGTGAGCCCGATATCCGCGATCAGGTGGAGGCCATCACATGGGTGGGCGAGCGTCGCTGGGATTTGAAAATGAAAAATGGTGTTGTTGTCCGTCTGCCGGAGGGGGATGTGGCATTGGCGCTGTCCCGTCTGGCCAAAGCCGATGCCGAAGATGGTCTGCTGAAAAAAGACATCACGATTGTTGATTTGCGTGAAGGCAATCGCATCACCGTGCGCACCGCGCCGGGGCGTGTACAGGAATATAAAGCCAGTTTCAGCCTGTCTGGCGAGAATGATATTTAA
- a CDS encoding D-alanine--D-alanine ligase — protein sequence MAKKVALLVGGWSAERQVSLDKGKSVEKALIEAGYDVTVIDVKKDIPALIAALTPKPDAVFNNLHGRGGEDGVIQGVLEMLEIPYTHSGVLASAIGMDKPIARRLAASVGVPVAEGRVATKDEVLSGKVMDAPYVVKPTNEGSSVGVRIVLENDNHPPLDADSWVYGETVLVERYIPGRELTVAVLDGVAQAVTEIVSQTRFFDYEAKYHDTRTSYVMPAPVPDDVYNTALDYAKRVYDVLGCEGLARCDFRYDDSKAGATGLCFLEINTQPGCTAESIGPSQVIRNGKTFAELCAHLVENARCHALDQANQTAHAAAPSSDGAAATQKKRA from the coding sequence ATGGCGAAGAAGGTTGCATTGCTGGTTGGCGGTTGGTCTGCCGAGCGTCAAGTGTCTCTGGATAAAGGTAAATCCGTCGAAAAAGCCCTGATCGAAGCGGGCTATGACGTGACCGTTATTGATGTGAAGAAAGATATTCCGGCGCTGATCGCCGCGCTGACGCCGAAACCGGATGCGGTTTTCAATAACCTGCATGGCCGCGGCGGCGAAGATGGCGTTATTCAGGGCGTTTTGGAAATGCTCGAAATTCCTTACACCCATTCCGGCGTTCTGGCATCCGCCATCGGGATGGACAAGCCGATTGCCCGTCGCTTGGCCGCATCGGTTGGCGTGCCAGTGGCCGAAGGTCGCGTCGCGACGAAGGATGAAGTGCTGTCCGGCAAAGTCATGGATGCGCCGTATGTTGTGAAGCCGACGAACGAAGGCTCCAGCGTGGGCGTGCGCATCGTGCTGGAAAACGACAATCATCCGCCGCTGGATGCGGATAGCTGGGTTTACGGTGAAACCGTTCTGGTTGAACGCTATATTCCGGGCCGCGAATTGACCGTGGCCGTTCTGGACGGCGTGGCCCAGGCTGTGACCGAAATTGTATCCCAAACCCGTTTCTTTGATTACGAAGCCAAATACCACGACACCCGTACATCCTACGTCATGCCGGCCCCCGTGCCGGATGATGTTTACAACACGGCGCTTGACTACGCGAAGCGTGTCTACGATGTTCTCGGGTGCGAAGGGCTGGCCCGCTGTGATTTCCGCTATGACGATTCAAAGGCGGGTGCAACGGGATTGTGCTTCCTCGAAATTAACACCCAACCTGGATGCACGGCTGAATCCATCGGTCCGTCCCAGGTTATTCGCAACGGCAAAACCTTTGCCGAACTTTGTGCCCACCTTGTGGAGAATGCCCGATGCCACGCTCTCGATCAGGCAAATCAAACGGCGCACGCCGCAGCTCCGTCCTCGGACGGCGCAGCCGCAACGCAAAAAAAACGCGCATAA
- the murB gene encoding UDP-N-acetylmuramate dehydrogenase: MTKPAVKIASTQLPSVRGRYTDNAPLGSVGWFRCGGTADVLFKPADLDDLVAFLSACPVDIPVTTLGVLSNTIVRDGGLRGVVIRLGREFADIRIDGMDVFAGAAALDGNVANVAADAGLAGLEFLSGVPGTIGGALRMNAGAYGTETKDVLVRATAVDRAGCVRQLTLADMHMTYRHTDVPEDWIFTHAVFRGTPGDADTIRAHIADIKTKRATTQPIREKTGGSTFANPSADELAAAGLPEGTKTWQLIDRVGGRGLTIGGAMMSDLHCNFMINTGTATAADLENLGEEIRRRVLDQTGVTLRWEIRRIGDVLPDPALVPDPQHLQ, from the coding sequence ATGACAAAACCCGCCGTTAAAATTGCATCTACCCAATTGCCGTCCGTGCGCGGACGCTACACCGACAATGCCCCGTTGGGCAGTGTGGGGTGGTTCCGGTGCGGGGGTACGGCGGATGTGCTGTTCAAGCCGGCGGATCTGGATGATCTGGTGGCGTTTTTGTCGGCGTGTCCGGTGGATATTCCCGTGACGACATTGGGCGTTTTGTCCAACACCATCGTGCGTGATGGGGGTTTGCGCGGTGTTGTCATCCGTCTGGGCCGTGAATTTGCTGATATCCGCATTGATGGGATGGACGTATTCGCCGGGGCTGCGGCGCTGGATGGCAATGTGGCCAATGTCGCCGCCGATGCGGGGCTTGCGGGATTGGAATTTTTAAGTGGTGTACCCGGTACGATCGGTGGCGCGTTGCGCATGAATGCGGGTGCATATGGAACGGAAACGAAAGATGTTCTGGTCCGCGCCACGGCGGTGGATCGTGCGGGGTGCGTGCGCCAGTTGACGCTCGCCGATATGCACATGACGTACCGCCATACCGATGTGCCAGAGGATTGGATTTTCACGCACGCCGTGTTCCGTGGAACGCCGGGCGATGCCGACACCATTCGCGCCCATATTGCCGACATTAAAACCAAGCGCGCGACGACACAGCCGATCCGCGAAAAAACCGGCGGATCAACCTTCGCCAACCCATCCGCCGATGAACTGGCCGCGGCGGGATTGCCGGAGGGAACGAAGACCTGGCAATTGATCGACCGCGTGGGCGGCCGGGGTCTGACCATCGGCGGGGCGATGATGTCGGATTTGCACTGTAATTTTATGATTAATACCGGAACGGCCACGGCCGCTGATCTGGAAAATCTGGGGGAAGAGATCCGCCGCCGTGTGCTGGATCAAACCGGTGTGACGTTACGGTGGGAAATTCGCCGAATTGGTGATGTTTTGCCCGATCCGGCGCTTGTCCCCGACCCCCAACATCTGCAATGA
- the murC gene encoding UDP-N-acetylmuramate--L-alanine ligase has protein sequence MRIIPCDTGTLHFVGIGGIGMSGIAEILHGMGYSVQGSDQSENANVQRLRDKGIHVSIGHAEENLKTPKGDMAAVVVVSSAVKSTNPELVAARDARLPVVRRADMLAELMRLRRAIAIGGTHGKTTTTSMVGAMLESGGLDPTVINGGIVNAYGTNTRMGVGDWMVAEADESDGTFTRLPATHVVVTNIDPEHMDHYGDFDAVRESYRQYVQNIPFYGFAVLCLDHPEVRDLAESVTDRKIITYGFADDADVRAENVRVENGVSVFDVIFDDGLTLSDMHLPMLGLHNVQNSLAALAIGHQLNFAEEAMREALANFAGVKRRFTRTGVVDGITVIDDYGHHPIEITAVLKAARMAVSETGGRVLAVMQPHRYSRLSSLFGDFCACFADADYVFIAPVYAAGETPINGVDHQILAEGVEQSGHHRVAVLAGPEGLPVAINAVAKPGDYVVCLGAGDITKWAYALPGQIENLRGLTKKSGSAA, from the coding sequence ATGCGTATTATTCCCTGCGACACCGGAACATTGCATTTCGTCGGTATCGGCGGCATTGGCATGAGCGGGATCGCCGAAATTTTGCATGGCATGGGTTACAGCGTGCAGGGTTCGGACCAATCCGAAAACGCCAACGTGCAACGCCTGCGGGACAAGGGCATTCACGTGTCCATCGGCCACGCGGAAGAAAATTTGAAGACGCCGAAGGGTGATATGGCGGCGGTTGTCGTTGTGTCATCTGCGGTGAAATCGACGAATCCGGAATTGGTTGCCGCGCGGGATGCGCGTCTGCCCGTTGTGCGCCGGGCGGATATGCTGGCCGAATTGATGCGTTTGCGCCGGGCCATCGCCATTGGCGGCACGCACGGTAAAACCACCACGACATCGATGGTGGGTGCGATGCTGGAATCCGGCGGATTGGACCCGACCGTGATCAATGGCGGTATCGTCAATGCCTATGGCACCAACACGCGTATGGGCGTTGGTGATTGGATGGTGGCCGAAGCGGATGAAAGCGATGGTACATTCACGCGCCTGCCCGCAACGCATGTCGTTGTCACCAATATCGACCCGGAACATATGGATCATTACGGCGATTTTGATGCTGTGCGTGAATCCTATCGCCAATATGTACAAAACATTCCGTTTTATGGTTTCGCCGTTCTGTGCCTCGATCATCCGGAAGTGCGCGATCTGGCCGAATCCGTCACTGATCGCAAAATCATCACCTATGGCTTTGCCGATGATGCGGATGTACGCGCCGAAAATGTGCGTGTTGAAAATGGTGTGTCCGTTTTCGATGTGATTTTCGATGATGGTTTGACCTTGTCCGATATGCATCTGCCGATGTTGGGTCTGCACAACGTGCAGAATTCTCTGGCGGCACTGGCCATTGGTCATCAATTGAATTTTGCCGAAGAGGCCATGCGCGAAGCTTTGGCGAATTTCGCCGGGGTCAAACGCCGCTTCACCCGCACGGGCGTGGTTGATGGCATCACCGTGATTGATGATTACGGCCATCACCCGATTGAAATTACGGCGGTGTTAAAGGCCGCGCGCATGGCTGTATCGGAAACAGGTGGCCGTGTTCTGGCCGTGATGCAACCGCACCGTTATTCGCGTTTGTCGTCGTTGTTCGGTGATTTCTGTGCGTGCTTCGCCGATGCGGATTATGTGTTTATTGCGCCCGTCTATGCCGCCGGTGAAACGCCGATCAATGGTGTCGATCACCAGATTTTGGCGGAAGGGGTTGAACAATCCGGCCACCATCGCGTGGCCGTTCTGGCCGGACCCGAAGGGTTGCCGGTGGCGATCAATGCCGTGGCGAAACCGGGGGATTATGTTGTTTGTCTGGGGGCTGGGGACATTACCAAATGGGCCTATGCTCTGCCGGGGCAGATTGAAAATTTACGCGGCCTGACGAAAAAATCGGGAAGCGCTGCGTAA
- the murG gene encoding undecaprenyldiphospho-muramoylpentapeptide beta-N-acetylglucosaminyltransferase produces the protein MTDTSKLILLSAGGTGGHVFPAAALGRDLISRGYRVELVTDARGSKFANIFEDIPVHVISAGTLGRGLVGKVRGAAGLALGIIQARNLVKKLKPVVVAGFGGYPSFPAVFAAQGMRIDTIIHEQNAIVGRANVMLAGRASRIALSMPHVHGLEPADNARAVVTGNPVREEISSLSYKPYPIIQPDGILRIFVMGGSLGAHVFSDVVPAALSRLSPDYRARIEVVQQCRESDIENVRRIYDAAGIKAELETFFRDVPDRLAHTHLVIGRSGASTVAEVTAAGRPAIFVPYPHHADQQQKANADMVADAGGAWVMTQNGFTEEALLARVETFLQNPQTLFRAAEAARSVGRPDAARRLGNLVMAVASGWDGEAMRPQGPTPSNEDK, from the coding sequence ATGACAGATACATCCAAACTGATTCTTTTGAGTGCCGGTGGGACCGGTGGCCATGTGTTCCCGGCGGCGGCGTTGGGGCGCGATCTGATTTCGCGTGGCTATCGCGTCGAACTGGTCACCGATGCGCGCGGCAGCAAGTTCGCCAATATTTTCGAAGATATCCCGGTTCATGTGATCAGTGCGGGAACGCTGGGCCGTGGTCTGGTGGGCAAGGTGCGCGGCGCGGCCGGACTGGCCCTCGGGATTATTCAGGCGCGCAATCTGGTGAAGAAATTGAAACCGGTCGTCGTTGCCGGGTTTGGTGGGTATCCGTCTTTCCCCGCCGTGTTCGCGGCGCAGGGGATGAGGATTGATACAATCATCCATGAACAAAATGCGATTGTTGGGCGCGCCAACGTCATGCTGGCCGGGCGAGCCAGCCGTATTGCACTGTCCATGCCGCATGTGCATGGGTTGGAACCGGCGGATAATGCCCGCGCCGTTGTCACGGGCAATCCTGTGCGCGAAGAAATTTCGTCTTTAAGCTACAAACCATACCCCATCATCCAGCCGGATGGCATTCTGCGCATTTTCGTTATGGGTGGGTCGTTGGGTGCGCACGTGTTTTCCGATGTGGTTCCGGCGGCGTTGTCGCGCCTGTCCCCGGATTATCGCGCGCGGATCGAAGTGGTTCAGCAATGCCGCGAAAGCGACATTGAAAATGTACGCCGTATTTATGATGCAGCCGGGATCAAGGCGGAATTGGAAACATTTTTCCGCGATGTGCCGGACCGTTTGGCGCATACGCATTTGGTGATTGGCCGTTCCGGTGCCAGCACGGTGGCCGAGGTGACCGCCGCCGGCCGCCCGGCGATTTTCGTGCCGTATCCGCACCATGCCGACCAACAGCAAAAAGCCAACGCCGATATGGTAGCCGATGCGGGCGGAGCATGGGTGATGACTCAGAACGGGTTTACCGAAGAAGCATTGTTGGCTCGTGTTGAAACGTTCCTGCAAAACCCGCAAACCTTGTTCCGTGCGGCGGAAGCAGCGCGCAGCGTTGGCCGCCCGGATGCGGCGCGGCGCTTGGGCAATTTGGTGATGGCCGTGGCCTCTGGCTGGGACGGCGAAGCGATGCGTCCGCAAGGGCCGACGCCCAGTAATGAGGATAAGTAA